A genomic segment from Glycine max cultivar Williams 82 chromosome 1, Glycine_max_v4.0, whole genome shotgun sequence encodes:
- the LOC100787144 gene encoding uncharacterized protein: protein MALSASRAMSKGVVVSVPVLVLSALVATVFLFFLLSSLSSCSCPTPSEISASNVRSVGVGIGVPESSSGNVPLATRKESSSSNIPLSTRKEDVEWVKNQIQANGLHMHDNVLRKGINPRTRAQQLEDLRQFKGISHYEGPDSDNHTALPCPGELLVEEHHSNYGEPWAGGRDVFEFLAEASQLRSDSQVLEIGCGTLRVGLHFIRYLNPEHFHCLERDELSLMAVFRYELPAQGLLYKRPSIVKGDDMDFSRFDSGIMYDLIYASAVFLHMPDKLVWTGLERLASKLKPYDGRIFVSHNIKFCSRLGGEECTKRLASLGLEYLGKHTHDSLLFNHYEIWFEFRRSKA, encoded by the exons ATGGCGCTCTCAGCTTCACGGGCAATGTCAAAGGGTGTGGTGGTATCTGTGCCTGTTCTGGTTCTATCTGCTTTAGTGGCTACTGTTTTCCTGTTCTTCCTTTTGTCCTCTCTTTCATCCTGCTCCTGCCCTACTCCTTCAGAAATCTCTGCCTCCAATGTTAGGAGTGTTGGTGTTGGTATTGGTGTTCCTGAGTCTAGCAGCGGTAATGTTCCGTTAGCCACAAGGAAGGAGTCTAGCAGCAGTAATATTCCGTTATCAACGAGGAAGGAGGATGTTGAGTGGGTGAAGAATCAAATCCAAGCAAATGGGCTTCATATGCATGACAATGTGCTTCGCAAGGGTATTAACCCTCGCACTCGGGCTCAGCAACTTGAGGATCTTAGACA ATTTAAGGGCATATCTCACTATGAGGGACCTGATTCAGATAATCACACAGCCTTGCCATGCCCTGGGGAACTACTAGTTGAAGAGCACCATAGCAACTATGGTGAACCTTGGGCCGGGGGAAGAGATGTGTTTGAGTTTCTTGCTGAAGCCAGTCAACTTAGATCAGACTCACAGGTGCTAGAGATAGGCTGTGGCACTCTTCGAGTTGGTTTGCATTTCATTCGATACTTAAATCCTGAACACTTTCATTGTCTTGAAAGGGATGAGCTCTCTTTGATGGCTGTATTTAGGTATGAGCTTCCTGCCCAAGGCCTCTTATACAAACGGCCTTCGATTGTTAAGGGGGATGACATGGATTTCAGCAGGTTTGATTCTGGCATAATGTATGATTTGATTTATGCTAGTGCTGTATTTCTTCACATGCCTGATAAACTCGTGTGGACTGGATTGGAAAGATTAGCATCTAAATTGAAACCTTATGATGGACGAATCTTTGTATCACATAATATAAAGTTCTGTTCAAGGTTGGGAGGAGAGGAATGCACAAAGAGGCTTGCAAGTTTGGGGCTTGAGTATCTTGGGAAGCATACTCATGATAGCTTACTATTCAATCACTATGAGATATGGTTTGAATTTAGACGGTCAAAGGCATAA